The Magnetococcales bacterium genome contains a region encoding:
- a CDS encoding BrnA antitoxin family protein translates to MKTKEGFDFSNAKRGPIIPQTRKTERLIFRIDADIIAWFREYVENAGGGDYEQMMNDALREYVEKRRQSLKDISLNEKLRAVG, encoded by the coding sequence ATGAAAACGAAAGAAGGCTTTGATTTCAGCAATGCCAAACGCGGACCGATCATTCCGCAAACCAGGAAAACGGAACGTCTCATCTTCCGGATTGATGCCGATATCATCGCATGGTTCAGGGAATACGTGGAAAATGCTGGTGGCGGAGATTACGAACAGATGATGAATGATGCCCTGCGTGAATACGTGGAAAAACGCCGCCAATCTTTGAAAGATATCTCGCTAAACGAAAAGTTAAGAGCGGTTGGTTGA
- a CDS encoding BrnT family toxin, translating to MDIEWDKVKASANKLKHGVSFADAVIALKDPMSMVSEDDSHEEQRFQSIGMDGKGRILIVVFTYRGNRHRLISARKAVKWERKLYEG from the coding sequence ATGGACATCGAGTGGGATAAGGTCAAGGCAAGCGCGAACAAACTGAAGCACGGTGTCTCATTTGCAGACGCTGTAATTGCTCTGAAAGATCCAATGTCCATGGTCTCTGAAGATGACAGCCATGAAGAACAACGTTTCCAGTCTATTGGTATGGATGGCAAAGGTCGGATTCTGATAGTAGTTTTTACCTATCGAGGCAATCGACACCGTCTCATCAGTGCCCGCAAAGCTGTGAAGTGGGAACGAAAACTTTATGAAGGGTGA
- a CDS encoding homoserine kinase, producing the protein MSVYTPLSVADLEPFLQGYAIGRPLRLEGILLGVDNSNFFLDTEQGRFVLTLVEDAIQARDMEHLLRLTTWLADRHIPAPRPLPDRHGQLLHQIQSRTALLVTCLPGAHALAPTPAHCTQAGALLARIHLAGQDFPNPRPNPMGPPACRRLLERLQPVLARDDPTTLDLLTTELTTLEESFFRLDLPGGVCHGDLFPDNVLFADLVPVGVIDFHYACLERWLYDLAIALTAWGFDANGNHLPDQFAALEQGYQTVRPLTREENLWKNAASRAASIRFLLTRLRDQAFPRQGQTITHKSPAPYLKRLQFFQKSR; encoded by the coding sequence GTGTCTGTTTATACCCCGCTGAGCGTTGCCGATCTTGAACCCTTTTTGCAAGGGTATGCCATCGGTCGTCCCTTGCGGCTGGAGGGAATTCTCCTGGGCGTGGACAACAGCAATTTTTTTCTCGACACGGAGCAGGGGCGGTTTGTCCTGACCCTGGTCGAAGATGCCATCCAGGCCCGGGATATGGAACATCTGCTCCGACTGACGACCTGGTTGGCCGACCGTCACATTCCCGCTCCCCGACCCCTGCCGGATCGACACGGGCAGCTTTTGCACCAGATTCAGTCACGCACGGCCCTGCTTGTCACCTGTCTGCCGGGCGCACACGCCCTGGCCCCCACGCCCGCCCACTGCACCCAGGCCGGGGCCTTGCTGGCCAGGATTCATCTTGCCGGGCAGGACTTTCCCAATCCGCGCCCCAACCCCATGGGTCCCCCGGCCTGCCGTCGTCTCCTGGAGCGGCTGCAACCGGTTCTGGCGCGTGACGATCCAACCACCCTCGATCTGCTCACAACCGAATTGACCACCCTTGAAGAAAGTTTTTTCCGCCTGGATCTGCCCGGCGGGGTGTGTCACGGGGATCTGTTTCCCGACAATGTGTTGTTTGCCGACCTGGTTCCGGTCGGGGTCATCGATTTTCATTATGCCTGCCTGGAACGCTGGCTTTACGACCTGGCCATAGCCCTGACCGCCTGGGGTTTTGATGCCAATGGGAATCATTTACCGGATCAGTTTGCCGCCCTTGAGCAGGGTTATCAGACCGTCCGCCCCCTGACCCGGGAGGAAAACTTATGGAAAAATGCCGCCTCCAGGGCTGCCAGCATACGCTTTTTATTGACGCGCCTGCGCGACCAGGCCTTCCCCCGTCAGGGCCAGACAATCACCCATAAATCCCCCGCGCCCTATCTGAAACGTCTGCAATTTTTCCAGAAATCCAGATGA
- a CDS encoding UbiX family flavin prenyltransferase: MTGASGSAYGLGLVQALLAAQQRVDLLLSDAALQVLAQECDLKWPADTTARQHVLADYFGAGLDRLRHYGLTDWYAPAASGSGGGGRMVICPCSMGTLGALAHGISDNLIRRAADVVLKEGGQLLLVPRETPLTIIHLENMVRLARIGAIILPASPGFYHRPATVNDLVDFIVERILTRLGIPGRPSPLWPPAAG; the protein is encoded by the coding sequence ATGACCGGGGCATCCGGTTCTGCGTATGGCCTGGGTCTCGTGCAGGCCTTGCTGGCGGCGCAGCAGCGGGTGGACCTGCTCCTCTCCGATGCGGCCTTGCAGGTGCTTGCCCAGGAGTGTGACCTGAAATGGCCGGCTGACACAACCGCCCGGCAACATGTTCTCGCCGACTATTTTGGTGCCGGTCTGGATCGGTTGCGCCACTATGGCCTGACCGACTGGTATGCCCCGGCAGCTTCGGGGTCCGGGGGCGGGGGGCGCATGGTGATCTGTCCCTGTTCCATGGGAACCCTGGGTGCCCTGGCCCACGGCATTTCCGACAATCTGATCCGCCGGGCCGCCGATGTCGTCCTCAAGGAAGGCGGGCAACTGCTCCTGGTGCCCCGGGAAACCCCCCTCACCATCATCCACCTGGAAAACATGGTGCGTCTGGCCCGGATCGGGGCCATCATATTGCCCGCTTCGCCCGGCTTTTATCACCGTCCGGCCACCGTGAATGACCTGGTCGATTTTATCGTGGAACGCATCCTGACGCGCCTGGGAATCCCCGGGAGACCCTCCCCCCTTTGGCCGCCTGCCGCCGGATAG
- a CDS encoding malate dehydrogenase: MADPIRVAVTGAAGQIAYSMLFRLASGEIFGKDRPIELRLLEIPPAMGALSGVVMELDDCAFPTLKGVVATDNPEVAFDGINWALMVGSRPRGPGMERADLIKVNGPIFVGQGKALNKAASDVRILVVGNPCNTNCLIAMKNSDVPNDRFQAMMALDQNRARTMLAKKAGVPLTQVTNVTIWGNHSNNQYPDYENARIKGKPVPEVITDEQWLKETFTKDVQNRGAAVIKARGASSAASAANAALDGVMRTLSATPAGDWFTSAICSKGEYGVDKDLIFGFPLQAKGDGTLKVVEGVPISAAGKVKFDHVLNELRQERDVVKDLLG, encoded by the coding sequence ATGGCCGATCCAATCCGTGTAGCTGTAACAGGAGCCGCTGGACAGATTGCGTACAGTATGCTGTTTCGTTTGGCGTCAGGGGAAATTTTTGGCAAGGACCGGCCCATTGAACTGCGCCTGCTCGAAATTCCACCGGCCATGGGTGCCCTGTCGGGCGTGGTGATGGAACTCGACGATTGTGCATTCCCCACCCTCAAAGGTGTCGTAGCCACCGACAATCCGGAAGTGGCCTTCGATGGCATCAACTGGGCACTCATGGTGGGTTCACGCCCCCGGGGACCCGGCATGGAACGGGCCGACCTGATCAAGGTCAATGGACCCATCTTCGTCGGCCAGGGCAAAGCCTTGAACAAAGCCGCCTCGGATGTTCGCATCCTGGTGGTGGGCAACCCCTGCAATACCAACTGCCTCATCGCCATGAAAAACAGCGATGTCCCCAATGACCGCTTCCAGGCCATGATGGCCCTCGACCAGAATCGGGCCAGGACCATGCTCGCCAAAAAGGCCGGCGTTCCCCTGACCCAGGTGACCAACGTCACCATCTGGGGCAATCACTCCAACAATCAATACCCGGACTATGAAAATGCCCGCATCAAGGGAAAACCGGTTCCGGAAGTGATCACCGATGAACAATGGCTGAAGGAGACCTTCACCAAGGATGTCCAGAATCGTGGTGCAGCGGTCATCAAGGCTCGTGGTGCCTCCAGTGCCGCCTCGGCTGCCAATGCCGCCCTGGACGGGGTCATGCGCACCCTCTCCGCCACCCCGGCTGGGGATTGGTTCACCTCGGCCATCTGCTCCAAGGGCGAATATGGCGTGGACAAGGATTTGATTTTCGGCTTCCCCCTTCAGGCCAAAGGGGATGGCACCCTGAAAGTGGTGGAAGGCGTGCCCATCTCCGCCGCCGGTAAAGTCAAGTTCGATCACGTCCTGAACGAGCTGCGTCAGGAACGGGATGTCGTGAAGGATTTGCTGGGCTAG
- a CDS encoding cofactor-independent phosphoglycerate mutase, with translation MKFVIFLGDGMSDRPLPELDNRTPLMVARTPNLDRMVREGIGGWSKNTPDGYYPGSDIANLGVLGYDVTRGYSGRSPLEAAAMGVTLHPEDVAFRCNLVSLSEDFQIMEDFAADHVSTAEATELIHFINKKLGSTSLQFYPGVSYRHLLVWRGGGDRIKAVPPHDISDRPIAGHLPVGADAAPIVQLMQDSWKILADHPVNRKRRAAGHKSANSIWLWGHGRKPNLALFRDQFGRSGGMISAVDLMRGIAVHIGMEVIHVPGATGWIDTDYQGKAQACLEGLTRHDLMFVHVESMDESGHAGRLDYKIKAIEDFDAKVVGGVLDGLIQRGEPFRALSLPDHPTPIATKTHNSDPVPFALYGHEVMPDHNTTYDENLLQTGSHAFDPGYQLMPAFLAWKELGRQAAVKP, from the coding sequence ATGAAGTTTGTCATTTTTTTGGGGGACGGCATGAGCGACCGCCCCTTGCCGGAGCTGGACAATCGGACCCCCCTGATGGTCGCCAGAACCCCCAATCTGGATCGCATGGTGCGCGAAGGGATCGGCGGCTGGTCCAAAAACACCCCCGATGGCTATTATCCGGGCAGCGATATCGCCAATCTGGGTGTGCTGGGCTATGACGTGACCCGGGGCTACTCCGGACGCAGCCCCCTGGAAGCCGCCGCCATGGGTGTGACATTGCACCCCGAAGATGTGGCGTTTCGCTGCAATCTGGTCTCCCTGTCGGAAGATTTCCAGATCATGGAGGATTTTGCGGCAGATCACGTCTCAACTGCCGAAGCGACGGAATTAATTCATTTTATCAATAAAAAGCTGGGGAGTACATCCCTGCAATTCTATCCTGGCGTCAGCTATCGCCACCTTCTTGTGTGGCGTGGCGGAGGGGACCGGATCAAGGCGGTGCCACCCCACGATATTTCAGATCGTCCCATTGCGGGCCATCTGCCGGTCGGCGCGGACGCGGCTCCCATTGTGCAATTGATGCAGGACTCCTGGAAAATTCTGGCCGACCATCCGGTCAACCGGAAACGCCGGGCCGCCGGCCACAAATCAGCCAACAGCATCTGGCTATGGGGCCATGGCCGCAAACCCAACCTGGCCCTGTTTCGGGACCAGTTCGGTCGCAGTGGTGGCATGATCTCTGCCGTTGACCTGATGCGGGGCATTGCTGTCCACATCGGCATGGAAGTGATCCATGTCCCCGGGGCGACAGGGTGGATCGATACCGATTATCAAGGCAAGGCCCAGGCCTGCCTGGAAGGATTGACCCGCCACGACCTGATGTTTGTCCATGTCGAATCCATGGATGAATCGGGTCATGCGGGCCGGTTGGACTACAAAATCAAGGCTATCGAGGATTTCGATGCCAAGGTGGTGGGGGGCGTTCTGGATGGCTTGATACAGCGGGGTGAACCCTTCCGGGCACTCTCCCTGCCGGATCACCCCACCCCCATTGCCACCAAGACCCATAACTCGGATCCGGTTCCCTTTGCCCTGTATGGCCACGAGGTCATGCCCGATCACAACACCACCTACGACGAAAATCTCCTCCAAACCGGCAGCCACGCCTTCGATCCCGGTTACCAGCTCATGCCAGCCTTCCTGGCCTGGAAAGAACTGGGACGGCAGGCTGCGGTGAAGCCGTGA
- a CDS encoding two-component system response regulator → MNTTQSHILLVDDEPINLKVLSSILRDDYSISVAKSGPLALARIAAGPQPDLILLDVMMPDMDGLEVCRHLKQDARLAHIPIIFVTALGQPHNEAQGFEAGAIDYITKPISPPVVLARVRTHIALIQTQRALREHNLELEHLVAQRTREVVHTQDVTIRALASLAETRDNETGNHIRRTQGYIRVLAERLRSHPDYAAVLDDRTIDLLFKSAPLHDIGKVGIPDAILLKPGKLTDAEFEIMKKHPDLGRNAILAAEEGASDHDNSFLRLAREIAYSHHEKWDGSGYPLGLSGRDIPLSARLMALADVYDALISRRVYKPPFSHQKAVEIIMNGKGSHFDPDILDAFVAEQEAFQAIAASYSDAHATEDALHTNTFEKYS, encoded by the coding sequence ATGAACACGACCCAAAGTCACATTCTGCTGGTGGATGATGAACCGATCAATTTAAAGGTTCTTTCGAGTATTTTGCGTGATGACTATTCCATCAGTGTCGCCAAAAGCGGACCGCTTGCCCTGGCTCGAATCGCGGCAGGCCCACAGCCGGATTTGATCTTGCTGGATGTCATGATGCCGGATATGGATGGGCTGGAGGTGTGTCGGCATCTGAAACAGGATGCCAGATTGGCCCATATTCCCATCATATTTGTCACGGCGCTCGGGCAACCGCACAACGAGGCCCAGGGATTCGAGGCCGGAGCGATTGACTATATCACCAAACCGATTTCACCCCCGGTCGTTCTGGCCCGGGTTCGGACACATATTGCCCTGATCCAGACCCAGCGTGCCTTGCGCGAACACAATCTTGAACTCGAACATCTGGTTGCCCAACGCACCCGGGAAGTGGTTCATACCCAGGATGTCACCATCCGCGCCCTGGCCTCTCTGGCCGAAACCCGTGACAATGAAACCGGTAACCATATTCGTCGCACACAAGGATACATACGGGTTCTGGCAGAACGATTGCGTTCCCACCCTGACTATGCGGCAGTTCTCGATGACCGCACCATCGACCTGCTGTTCAAATCAGCTCCGTTGCATGACATTGGCAAGGTTGGCATCCCCGATGCCATTCTCCTCAAACCCGGCAAATTGACCGATGCCGAATTCGAAATCATGAAAAAGCATCCGGATCTGGGCAGAAATGCCATTCTGGCCGCCGAAGAAGGGGCCAGCGATCATGACAACTCGTTCCTGCGCCTGGCCCGCGAAATTGCCTACAGCCATCATGAAAAATGGGATGGATCGGGTTATCCTCTTGGTCTGTCCGGGCGTGACATTCCCCTCTCGGCCCGCCTCATGGCCCTGGCCGATGTCTACGATGCCTTGATCAGTCGGCGCGTCTACAAGCCACCCTTCTCCCACCAAAAGGCCGTCGAAATCATTATGAATGGCAAAGGGAGCCATTTCGATCCGGATATTCTGGATGCCTTCGTTGCCGAACAGGAAGCCTTCCAAGCCATCGCCGCATCCTACAGTGACGCACACGCGACAGAAGATGCGTTGCACACCAACACCTTCGAAAAATATTCCTGA
- a CDS encoding HAMP domain-containing protein has translation MKISLFPVLRRSLIVKFIFWLIIFALFFIPLLAGLQMWQDHGREVTNQKRTLAAVANGFKSPLEVAVWNEDALSIKAQLDSIVTFPGLAHARLITDLGPDSAGREFVAGTASMGGEILTIHLVEPHANPARRELGRLELAADQNALHQTLTRQALDILITATLEVLCLSLLFTAAFRHLVLQRLAIFVRQVHELGTNLHHPPLAEAQSRDELGLLAQGINHMQTRLQHDFTEMTRLKDQLVRHRDQLEALVQARTRELTTANQEMQEAKLAAEMANRLKSDFLANVSHEIRTPMNAVVGFNHLLKKTNLDHQQIDYTDRISNAIHDLLKIVNNILDFSNIESGRLTVVQVPFSLEKIIRNLQTSTLAKVQAKGLQMTLEMASDFPPVLLGDPVRLTQVLSHLIDNACKFTLQGGLVISCKGMIDPPGIFVVDFSVRDTGIGMTPEQVAKLFQPFRQVDGSSTRRYGGTGLGLAICRQLLNLMGGEICVESTHGSGSTFFIRLPLPTCTDDIPSQATSTSVATDMPPLLPPASCATLNSSTVQAHDVTPLPPVSCAMPDSAWVQAQETAERLLGLFQASDPNAGELAEELARLLAHSTLAAPAATISRLANQYDFEDAALVLETLRQSLASSLETF, from the coding sequence ATGAAGATTTCTCTATTCCCGGTTTTGCGACGCTCCCTGATCGTCAAATTCATCTTCTGGTTGATCATCTTTGCCCTGTTTTTCATTCCCTTGCTGGCCGGCTTGCAAATGTGGCAGGACCATGGCCGGGAAGTGACCAACCAGAAACGCACCCTGGCGGCGGTGGCCAACGGGTTCAAATCACCGCTCGAAGTGGCCGTCTGGAACGAGGATGCGCTCAGCATCAAGGCACAATTGGACAGTATCGTGACATTTCCGGGCCTTGCCCATGCCAGATTGATCACGGATCTGGGGCCTGACAGTGCAGGAAGAGAGTTTGTTGCCGGAACCGCTTCCATGGGCGGAGAAATTCTCACCATCCATCTGGTCGAACCGCATGCCAACCCTGCCCGACGGGAATTAGGCCGGCTGGAACTGGCCGCCGACCAGAATGCCCTGCACCAGACCCTGACCCGTCAGGCCCTGGACATATTGATTACCGCCACGCTTGAAGTATTGTGTCTGAGTCTGTTGTTCACGGCGGCTTTCCGACATCTGGTCCTGCAACGCCTCGCCATTTTTGTCCGGCAGGTACACGAGTTGGGAACCAACCTCCATCACCCACCCCTCGCCGAGGCCCAAAGCCGGGATGAACTGGGTCTGTTGGCCCAAGGCATCAACCATATGCAAACCCGCCTGCAACATGACTTCACGGAAATGACCCGGTTGAAGGATCAACTTGTCCGGCATCGTGATCAGCTCGAAGCTCTGGTGCAGGCACGCACCCGGGAGTTGACCACGGCCAACCAGGAGATGCAGGAAGCCAAACTGGCCGCAGAAATGGCCAATCGCCTCAAAAGTGATTTTCTGGCCAATGTCAGCCACGAAATCCGCACCCCCATGAACGCCGTGGTCGGTTTCAACCACCTGCTCAAAAAAACCAATCTTGATCATCAACAAATCGATTATACTGACAGAATAAGCAATGCCATCCATGATCTGCTCAAGATCGTCAATAATATTCTCGATTTTTCCAATATTGAATCCGGCAGGCTGACTGTCGTACAGGTCCCGTTTTCCCTGGAGAAAATCATCCGGAATTTGCAGACCTCGACCCTGGCCAAGGTGCAGGCAAAAGGACTCCAGATGACTCTGGAGATGGCATCCGACTTTCCCCCGGTTCTGTTGGGAGATCCCGTGCGCCTGACACAGGTCTTGTCGCACCTGATCGACAATGCCTGCAAATTCACGCTCCAGGGAGGATTGGTCATCTCCTGCAAGGGGATGATCGACCCCCCGGGAATCTTCGTTGTCGATTTTTCGGTACGCGATACAGGCATCGGCATGACCCCGGAACAGGTGGCCAAACTGTTCCAGCCGTTCAGACAGGTTGACGGTTCTTCCACCCGCCGCTACGGCGGAACCGGGTTGGGGTTGGCCATTTGCCGACAACTGCTGAATCTCATGGGAGGAGAGATCTGTGTTGAAAGCACCCATGGCAGTGGCAGCACCTTTTTCATCCGCCTTCCTCTGCCCACCTGCACGGACGACATTCCTTCCCAGGCAACCAGCACATCGGTAGCCACCGACATGCCCCCCCTCTTACCACCCGCATCTTGTGCAACGCTGAACTCTTCAACGGTCCAGGCCCACGACGTTACCCCCCTGCCACCCGTATCTTGTGCAATGCCAGACTCTGCATGGGTCCAGGCCCAAGAGACTGCCGAACGGCTGCTTGGATTGTTTCAAGCATCCGATCCGAATGCCGGAGAGCTGGCCGAAGAGTTGGCCCGGCTGTTGGCCCACTCGACGCTTGCCGCACCGGCAGCCACCATTTCCCGTCTTGCAAATCAGTATGATTTCGAAGATGCTGCCCTTGTACTCGAGACCTTGCGTCAGAGTCTGGCATCCTCGCTGGAGACATTTTGA
- a CDS encoding transporter substrate-binding domain-containing protein encodes MKPRPSLMPPAKKYCRPIAKPPRCAGLVLLMALLLFVPQVQAEVITLRADAWCPYNCDPDSDKPGLIIDIARAVFTPLGHTINYQTMPWSRTLHEVRKGHVTGAVGAVPSEAPDLIYGKNPVAWMDTGFAFNKGLNFHYQGPQSLDPYKIATIKDYHYDEGEVDAYLQSHAHNTQHIQANTGDHAGLANLKKLLAGRVELAIDSHAVLKYLIQQLHLSDKIDLATLGRPNGVYIGFSPADKNSAKWAETLSTGVETLRQKGELAAILARYGLTEQKAP; translated from the coding sequence ATGAAACCCAGGCCCAGTCTCATGCCACCCGCGAAAAAATACTGCCGACCCATTGCCAAGCCACCCCGTTGCGCCGGTCTTGTTCTGCTGATGGCCCTCCTCCTCTTCGTTCCGCAGGTCCAGGCCGAGGTCATCACTCTGCGAGCCGATGCCTGGTGTCCCTACAATTGCGATCCAGACTCGGACAAACCCGGCTTGATCATCGACATTGCCCGTGCCGTTTTCACCCCTCTCGGACACACCATCAACTACCAGACCATGCCCTGGAGCCGGACGCTCCATGAAGTCCGCAAGGGACATGTGACCGGTGCCGTCGGTGCCGTGCCCTCGGAAGCCCCTGATCTGATCTATGGCAAAAATCCGGTCGCCTGGATGGATACCGGTTTCGCTTTCAACAAAGGTCTGAATTTCCACTATCAGGGACCTCAATCTCTCGACCCGTACAAGATTGCCACAATCAAGGATTACCATTACGACGAAGGCGAGGTTGATGCCTATCTGCAAAGCCATGCCCACAACACACAACATATCCAGGCCAATACCGGCGACCATGCCGGTCTCGCCAACCTGAAAAAATTGCTGGCTGGCCGGGTTGAGCTGGCAATCGACAGTCATGCGGTCCTGAAATATCTCATCCAACAACTCCATCTTTCGGACAAAATCGACCTGGCCACCCTGGGCCGACCGAATGGCGTGTATATCGGCTTTTCTCCCGCCGACAAGAATTCGGCAAAGTGGGCAGAAACGCTTTCAACCGGTGTCGAAACCCTGCGGCAAAAAGGAGAGCTGGCTGCCATTCTGGCCCGCTACGGCCTGACCGAACAAAAAGCACCATGA